The following nucleotide sequence is from Sphaeramia orbicularis chromosome 24, fSphaOr1.1, whole genome shotgun sequence.
ttaatttaattttaatttatttttattgcacgTCAGTTAAATGCATTTTATATttagtttaatcatttcttttttacattttatgtaaaaaaaatggccatggttctcgaccggaaaaaggtggtttgccctctccgggtcggtggggagtctttgccccaagtggaggagtttaagtatctcggggtcttgttcacagtgagggaaggatggagcgtgagattgacagacggatcggtgcagcgtctgcagtgatgcagtcgctgtaccggtcggttgtggtgaagaaggagctgagccgagaggagaagctctggatttactggtcagtctacgttcctaccctcacctgtggtcatgaactttgggtcaggaccgaaagaccagatcccggatacaagcggtcgaaatgagtttcctccgcagggtggctgggcgcacccttagggatagagggaggagctcagtcaccagggaggagctcggagtagagccgctgctcctccacatccagaggaaccagctgaggtggctcgggcatctgtttcggatgcctcctggacgcctccctggggaggtgttccgggcatgtcccaccgggaggagacctcggggaagacccaggacacgttggagagactatgtctgtgggctggcctgggaatgcctcggggcccccccagaagagctggaggaggagtctggggagagggaagtctgggcatccctgcttagactgttacccccgcgacccggccccggataagcggaagagaatggatggatggatggaatttgtgatttttttctttgtcatgtGATGAGAATGTCAGATAAAtataataaagtacaaataatatcagtaataTGAGCAGTAACTCAGAGTGAAAACTCCATTTCCCATGATCCTCCACTGCtgccttcctgtttggtgtttaATCCCATCCCTTTCACTGCTGTGTGTGTTGGACTGGACTGTGGTTTGGGAGTGAAAACAGGCGTCCTTCTGTGTTCATCGGACCCGTTTATGGATTAAACTTGTGGTTGAATGTGTCAAACTCGCCGGTCATTACGAGGCGGAGGACGTAAACCGGATCAGAAACGGTCATTTAATAGGAACGGTTCTAAGCCTTTGTTCTGGTTCCTCTGCAGGGACCTCCAGGATCTCCAGGAGTACCAGGTTCTACAGGACAAGCAGGAAAACCCGGAGACTCCGGTCCACCTGTAAGTGTCCTCCAGGTCcacatccaggtccaggtccaagtcCTCCGGTCCGGATCTGTGGACCGGATCAGGGTTTGGTCAACGCTCAtcgctttgtttttgtgttttttttagggtGCCATCGGTCCCAAAGGAGACAAAGGAGAGAGAGTGAGTCAGAAAACACCTgaatattgtatttatttcatCATTTAAGATCAGAACATCATTCtgaatattatcatttttattcaaAAGATCAGATATTAATGTGTTTCCACCATGGTTTCTTTCAGTTATTTTTAAGAACAAAcaccatatttgttcagttttcgtCACTGTTCGTTGTGTTAAAGTGAATCTGTTTGGGTTTTGGACTAAATGATGCTTCACAGATACAAGAattcatatttacagagtaaagAATGatcaaaataactgaaaacaggacagaatagaagaaaatctaccattaaactataaagaaatattggagtttttatctgaaatttgacagctgtagacatgatgtgtcccaatatttacgtccatatagtttagttttacacCATTAGAATAATATTTATGGTGAAAcacattgtttttattgtattttttcatttatttttattattattttattatttttaattagattagactaggtagaactttattgatctttgGGCAGAAACATCAGGAAGTTGAGGTCCAAAAGTAACGacaaatatacagtataaacaaatattataagaaaaaagtaatccaaaaactatttaaaaaaaaaaaaaaaaaaaaaacagtagtgggaaaaaataaaacaagcaatCACACATtggaaaatactaataaaaaaacaacagcaaaataacagagtagtaataataaagtagtaatattaataataataaatattttgttGTTATATCATAATACGAcaacatttatatatatacagggtggggaagcaaaatgtacaatattttgaggcagggattgaaagacagtgtatgaccaattagtttagtgaaagtcatgagaatttatttgccacaagaaaatgtccataatagaaaatgtttttattctatgtgtcctccttctttctcaataactgccttcacacgcttcctgaaacttgtgcaagtgttcctcaaatattggggtgacaacttctcccattcttctttaatagtatcttccagactttctggtaatagttttgctcatagtcattctcttctttccattataaacagtctttatggacactccaactatttttgaaatctcctttggtgtgacgagtgcattcagcaaatcacacactctttgacgtttgctttcctgattactcatatgggcaaaagtttgtgaaaaggtatggataatagtgttaggtatgattatgacatcagtatatgtttgggttcaaaacaactgacgtagtgtctgctgagaaaaaacaactgaatgttcattggaaattttgcttccccaccctgtatgtgtatatatatatatatatatatatatataaaatttaacaatcacaggataaaagttttAAAGCGTTAACAATACTAATTGTACTAATTGTACTTGTATAACAATGTAAAACAATACTAATTGTACtaattgtacttgtacttgtactaaTACAAGTTGTACTAATGATATTTAGGTAATAAATAATAGAAGTacatcagtaataataataataataataataataataattcataacAAGACAAATAATTGACAGCTACGACAGACATAAACATTGAAGGCCTCTGTTTGTGTTTCCAGGGCGACTTTGCTCCTCAGAACATGATGCGGTCCATTGCCAGGCAGATCTGTGAGCAGATCGTCACCGGTGAGTGCGACCCGTCCGCCGTCCACCGTTAACGGTCTGAACCGGATCTAACGCTTCTGCTCCTGTCTGTCGCTTCCAGCTCAAATGACCCGGGTCAACACGCTACTGAACCAGATCCCCAACGGCATGTACCGCAGCAACAGCCCGGGTCCTGCCGGTCCACCCGGACCCCCGGGCAGACAGGGACCCCGCGGAGAGCCCGGCCCCGCAGGAAGGAACGGGTTCCCAGGAAGTCCGGGTTTACCGGGTCAGCAGGGAGAGAGAGGTAGGGCGTCACATGACCACAAACAGAGGTAAACAACAGATGTAAACAGCAGATGTAAACAACAGATGTAAACAACAGATGTAAACAACAGAGGTAAACAACAGAAGTAAACAGCAGATGTAAACAACAGATGTAAACAACAGAGGTAAACAACAGAAGTAAACAACAGAAGTAAACAGCAGATGTAAACAACAGATGTAAACAACAGATGTAAACAACAGAGGTAAACAACAGAAGTAAACAACAGAGGTAAACAACAGATGTAAACAGCAGATGTAAACAACAGATGTAAATAACAGATGTAACAACAAATGTAAACAACAGAGGTAAATAACAGATGTAACAACAAATGTAAACAACAGAAGTAAACAACAGGAGATGATGGgtttagttcagttcaattcaattcagttcaaggTCTCGATTCTTCTGCAAAACAAACCCAACAGTGTTTATGGTGGAGAACCCGCGTAAACAAACCCAAGTGGGTTCAGGCTTCGGTTCAAACCCACAGATGTCTGCGTTTCAGTGTCCAACAGAAGCTGATTGTGTTTCTGCTTCAGGTCTGACAGGAGAGAAAGGAGATCGAGGACTTTCGGGAGTCGGACAGAAAGGACCACGAGGCCCGGCAGGTAAGAACAACCGAAGTCGGACATGGAAACGCTGAGGTCTGTTCAGGTGTGAAGACCTAGTTTAGTCTGAAGGAAACAGACCTTTAGACAGAATTTAACCCcaaaagatccaaacatccaccatcgaccaaaaccatccactgatttaaactgtctaataccCGTTCATCCACTATCCCGGATGAGCCCCCACATTTTTGACAATCCAGCTCAAACGAACCAGAAATACAAGAGAATCACACATGAcgtctactgatctgaactgtttaatacctgttcatccactaaaacgatcaatacatggaaataattggtgtaaaatacagttcttcattttttcatggtcatcagatatgaccatatttggacgttcagaggctaaaTAATAAagccatgtagtttgataaatgacagtggatggacacacttggttttatatgtattaaataatacataaaataaacaaaaatggataaaaaaaaaaaattacaaaatccgaaataatgtaaaaaaaaaaaaaagtttaaaaaattactaaaatgaaatcaaagagttaaataagcaacaagatgaataaaaacagccaaagtcaccaataaaatgaggaaaaatgaaaaataaatcaacaaaataataaataacatgaacaaaataagccacaaactgaacaaaatggaagaaaaaatgattataaaggcaaaaaaacgaacaaaaacagataaaataataaataaaatgaacaacagtAGCAGGAGAGAAACTATCAATACAACTACAAAATATGTAACAAATGTACCAATACTGTATTAGAACAATTACAGCAATTTATACAAGACAATAtataatcaatatgataattaaagacatacacataaataagtggatacataaataaataatgtcaatgatAAATAAAGTCTGAATCTGATTCAAACTAAACCTGTTTAtttatgttcaaagttcaaatcTGTTCAAATCAAGTGTTTCCCCTGACCCCGCCcctaaccccgccccctccaggacCTCCAGGTGAAAGCAGGACGGGCCCCCCAGGCCCCGCCGGCTCCGCCGGAGCCCGAGGCCCCCCTGGTCGCCCCGGTTACGCCGGCGTGCGTGGCCCCCCCGGCCCCCCCGGGTACTGCGACTCCTCCCAGTGCGTGGGGATTCCGTACAACGGCCAGGGATACGTAGGTACGTACGCCGCCGCCGCCACCGGGGTTCACCTCGGATTACACCATTAACATGATAAACACAGAGGCATTCTGGGAAATACACCACAGGACTGGACTCAGAACCACACGGACCATGTGATCGGACGATCTGAGAGTTTGAGGAAGAACAGGAACACAACGACTAAACCAGAACGCAGACGCAAATATTACATTAACtatgaaactattattattattattattattattattattattattattattattattattgttattattattattattattattattattattattattattattattattatattaaacagTTAAACTATTAGATTAAACatgaaactattattattatattaaactaTTCAACTATGACTATCATTATATTAAAATACTGTAACTTTATTCTGTAACATGAAACCTTTTTTCTCCATAAAAACACACCTTGTATTAAGACTGTATTTGAAATATTACACCTTTTTTCTCTAAACTTTATTACATATTCATTTAGTCTCACAATTTTCAGACAATTTTTCTACATACAattcattttattctcataatattatgattttttttttagaaacttaCCGTTTTCTCACATTATTTTGACTTTTGCCGTTATATATTGTAACTTTATTCTTCTTTCTCCATAAAAACCTATATTAAGACTTAAATATTGCACCTTTTTTCCAAAAACATTCTTCTCTTTATTATTTGATTCATTTATTCTGAGAATTTTAAGCCTTTTTCCCCACAAAAAACTaattttattcttataatattatgatcttttttttgttgttttttggaaaTATGATGATTTTTCTGGGGAATAACACGAGTTTATTCTCACAATGTTTTTCctcaaaacatttaatttttCCCACAAACTTAGAAATTTTATGCTCATGACTTTTTCTCAAAATGTTTTTGACTTTTTCTTCAAAATTTTAtgacttcacccccccccccaaaaaaaaaaaactttaaaagctTAACTTAAAAACCTATATTCTCCAAATAATATTTGcaatcctgtaaaaaaaaaaagacatttgtgcCTGATATGTCACAAATATTCTGAGTTTAGTCTCATAATATTATAATTGTAGTAATATTACAACTTTTATATAAGAATAATCAGACTTTATGTAACGATTGCCCTGTTGAATTATGGGAGTTGAGTTTTTCCACAAACTTCAAGATTTTATGCtcatgacttttttctcaaaatgtttGGACATTTTCTTCAAATTTTGATGACTGAAAACCTGTATTCTCTTAAAAAATCTTTacagttatgtaaaaaaaaaaaaaaatttggaattttTCCTCAAAATTTTATGACTTGTTTTTACTTAAAACATTGAATTTTTCCCACTGAATTTTTCCCACTTTTTCCCATTGAATTTTATGCTCATGACTTTTTCATCtaaattttataattttattctccccccccaaaaaattgctactacataaaaaaaaaaccaaaacattttacacaattaaaaaaaaaaaaaattttgaccttATTCTCTTAATATGATTGTTTCTCCTCTCAAACCCtaaaatatttcagttttttctagaACTTTTCCATCTTGGTTGTGACTTCTAATAATCAGACTTCCCGCTCTGCCGTTCCTGGTGCATTCTGGgagttctgtcctgaccctgggtCTGAGTGGGTCCTGTGTATTTCCTGGAACGCTGCTGTTCCTCATTAATAAACCGCATGCGATACGACTCCTGATCACTAATGTTTGGATAGTCCCATGTGTGACATCATCATCAGTAGTTGTTGATTCgctgtctgacctctgacctcactgACCCCTCCCATCCTCTTTGGCCTGTTGCAGGTTCACCATAGTAGACTTTCTAAGCCGCCTGCGCTGCTTTCACTGACTTCCTGAACAAAAACCCAAACTGTCCTGTAACCGAAACACTCGCTCACTCGCTCTAGAGCCGTTTAAAGGATAAACCGCCAAAGGAAAAGCATTAACAAacagcacaacaacaacaacaacaacagcagcagcagcagagggaaCCCGTTACTAACATCGACTCACATCCAGTAGAACAGACGGCGTCGGCGTCGGCGTGGGCGGCGCTGACGGCTCCGACCCGTTTATAGTCGCCTGTTTGCATCTGTTTGAAGCCAAAGACCAAACAATGGAGGAGCATgttccaaaacaacaacaacaacaacaacaaacaaatactAACAAAGGTGGATCTGTGGCCCAGACGCCAACGCCGCCGCAGCACTTCCTGTCCAGGTGACACGTGTACATACACTAACGGCGTCCCACGGTCGATAACATCTGAACGCTTGTGCCTTGCCGCTTTGCTGAATGCAACAaccacatgtttgtttgtttgttttcaaccaGTCGGGGGCGTGTCACGTCTGCACATGTGACACGCCCCCCCTCCCCCGGACGTTTACCTTCCACAGTTTACgacccaaacaaaaaacatgtctgattgttcttattttgtttttattttcccccAAAGcgactgtactgtatgtgtgtgacagAACTAACACTGCAACGGCCCAGGGGGCGTGGCCACACCCAggagctgacagctgattggctggttTTCAGATTCACATTTTATTCCCGTTTTATCacgacattttttgtttttgttttttttttagaaaatttttTTGTCCTCTTGAAATTTTTCTggaaaatatcattaattttttctCACaatgttttgagtttttcctccaaatattgattttttttccccacaaatttaaagatttttcataactttttccacaaaattttaTGACTTGATTCTCCAAACCCCCCCCAAACAAAACTTGAAAAGCTTCACTTAAAAACCTGTGTTCTAATAATCCttgcaattatgtaaaaaaaaatagacatttgTAGATAATATGTTATAAGTATTCTGAGTTTAGTCtcataatgactttttttctcagataattttaaaatatttcatttttttctaaaaatgttaCATCTTTGTTGTGATATTAGAACTTGTACATGAATAATCAGACTTTATGTAACGACTGCCCTGTTGAATTATGGGAATTAAATTTGTCCACAAACTTAAAGATTTTCTGCtcatgacttttttctcaaagtGTTTAattttatgacttcattctcaaaaTTTCATTTTACCCCCAAAAAACTTGACTGAAAACCTGTATTCTCTTAATAATCTTTGCAAttatataaattttaaaaaagtaaacaaaacttacatttttatagaatatttttaagtattctgagtttattctcataaaatattttttttaccctGAAGAATTTtaaatactgtaatttttttaACCCGAAATATTATATCTTTATTGTAATAATATTAGAATTTTATATAAATAATCAGACTTTATGTAACAACTGCCCTGTTGAATTATGGGAACTGAATTTATCCACAAACTTAAAGATTTTATGCtcatgacttttttctcaaaatgtttggacattttcttaaaattttatgactttattctccaaaccccccccccctcaaaaaaaaaaaaaaaaccttgactgAAAACCTATATTCTCTTAACAATCTttgcaattatgtaaaaaaaaaaatgtaaacaaagattaaatttttacataatattttttaaatattttgagtttattctcataaaataaaatttttacccTGAAGAACTTTAAATATTGCAGTTTTTTACAGAAATATGACATCTTTTttgtaacaatattatgacttttaCATAAGAATAATCAGACTTTATGTAACGACTGCCCTGTTGAATTATGGGAGTTGAATTTTTCACAAACTTAAAGATTTAATAATGCTCCTGGCTTTTGTTCTCAAAATGTTTGGACATTTTCTTCAAAATTTTATGACTGAAAACCTATATTCTCTTAAAAATCTttgcaattatgtaaaaaaaccaaacattttaattaatatttattaaatattCAGAGTTTATTCTCAtcacatgatttttttcctctgaaaaagttttagtttaacttttggtttgttttttttagaaatattgcatcttcattgcaaaaaaattctgatttttATGTGAGAATAATCAGACTTTACAAACGACAGTCCTGTTGAATGAGTTGAATTTTTCCACAAACTTAAAGGTTTTATTCTcgtgacttttttctcaaaatgtttGGACATTAATCTGATTAATATTCTCTTAAAAATCTTTGCAATTAtgtaaaaaacattacatttttaataatatttattaAATATTCAGAGTTTATTctaataacatgtttttttccctctgaaaAATGTTTGATATAACGTTTTATCTAGAAATATTGCATTTTCATTGCAACAAAATTATAACTTTTATGTGAGAATAATCAGACTTTACAAACGACAGTTCTGTTGAATTCGCTGAATTTTTCCAAAAAATTAAAGGTTTTATTCTCGTGACTTTTTCTTCAAAATGTTTGGActttaatctgaatctg
It contains:
- the LOC115414554 gene encoding collagen alpha-1(XII) chain-like, translated to MRDELKCPALPNACTCTSESSGLPGPQGPVGAPGSKGPRGERGEAGPAGPLGPRGDIGPPGPMGLPGPQGPSGLSIPGEAGRPGPKGDPGDSGLPGQKGSPGPPGPAGPIGPAGVRGPQGKEGPAGPRGPAGPMGPPGSPGVPGSTGQAGKPGDSGPPGAIGPKGDKGERGDFAPQNMMRSIARQICEQIVTAQMTRVNTLLNQIPNGMYRSNSPGPAGPPGPPGRQGPRGEPGPAGRNGFPGSPGLPGQQGERGLTGEKGDRGLSGVGQKGPRGPAGPPGESRTGPPGPAGSAGARGPPGRPGYAGVRGPPGPPGYCDSSQCVGIPYNGQGYVGSP